A genomic segment from Actinomyces lilanjuaniae encodes:
- a CDS encoding UvrD-helicase domain-containing protein — translation MPAIVWPSSKIKDATTRDPSLQAKVGPFLNKLATASTSAGLHVEPIRGARDKRVRTARVTNFYRAVLFELDGGGEPIYVFHGIWAHDEAIQLAESVTVRVNPSNGTTEVTQIHDAIEQGTEAVEQARRDAQARLDAAQREAAEIAREAARLQAANAQARRDAASTAASESPAQPEAVQAGRATGAGAATGTGSATAPAPDLVVPTALPDAVGVASRDASPTWPQGLSIEVLRDELGIGVTLAAAALAATRESQLLDLAATAEVPWQGEALLSLATGSTIDEVREDFELRRPEHVAAEPSDPELIEGLRTRAARSSFTWIENDEDLRRAIDGLTFAQWQVFLHPQQRALVDSRPNGAMRISGGAGTGKTVVAVHRTVKLARRAAAAGQEPHILLTTYTRNLADDLRRQVAELDPSLNFTEGVGQPGLMVSGLDKVARAVLQQAGDAIADTAAQVLGTRRTNVLTVTRKNLWDDVLTLTGDDLPENLHSPDFLESEYELVVLPQRVTTLQQYLRIRRPGRGVALDRRKRAAVWTVIEKYRDRSAELGVASFAELLALAAAWLDTQAARGVPRPYQHVLVDEAQDLAPAHLQLLRALVEPGPDDLFLAEDSHQRIYGKKITLSHYGIQVRGRSRRLTRNYRTTRQNLDLAFRILDQGTYEDLEGQAEQHHYVSPRSGPEPLLLRATDHVAELDEAATLLRLWLEEDQKSGTEAAETIAVLVRDRYQRDNVVTGLAQRGVEVRPVDREAVGRGKPVVMTMHRAKGLEFRKVLLFDVSTDAIPRSVRDQQYSQADHDDALLRERSLLYVAATRARDQLAISWSGQASPLLEGVGGTR, via the coding sequence ATGCCAGCAATCGTGTGGCCCAGCTCCAAGATCAAGGACGCCACCACCCGGGACCCCTCGCTCCAGGCGAAGGTTGGCCCGTTCCTGAACAAGTTAGCGACCGCCAGTACCAGCGCCGGGCTCCACGTGGAACCGATCCGGGGCGCCCGGGACAAGCGTGTGCGCACCGCCCGGGTGACCAACTTCTACCGCGCAGTGCTCTTCGAGCTCGACGGCGGCGGGGAGCCCATCTATGTGTTCCACGGCATCTGGGCGCACGACGAGGCGATCCAGCTCGCCGAGTCCGTCACCGTCCGCGTCAACCCCTCCAACGGCACCACCGAGGTCACCCAGATTCACGACGCCATCGAGCAGGGCACCGAGGCGGTGGAGCAGGCGCGGCGCGATGCCCAGGCCAGACTGGACGCCGCCCAGCGCGAGGCCGCGGAGATCGCGCGCGAGGCCGCCCGCCTCCAAGCCGCTAACGCACAGGCGCGCCGGGACGCCGCTTCCACCGCAGCGTCGGAATCGCCTGCGCAGCCGGAGGCGGTGCAGGCCGGTCGGGCAACGGGAGCCGGGGCCGCCACAGGAACGGGGAGCGCCACTGCGCCTGCCCCGGATCTTGTCGTGCCGACGGCACTGCCGGACGCCGTCGGCGTCGCAAGCCGGGATGCCTCCCCTACCTGGCCGCAAGGCCTCAGCATCGAGGTGCTGCGCGATGAGCTCGGCATCGGCGTCACGCTCGCCGCCGCGGCGCTGGCCGCCACCCGCGAATCCCAGCTGCTGGACCTGGCCGCCACCGCGGAAGTCCCCTGGCAGGGGGAGGCGCTCCTCAGCCTGGCTACGGGCTCCACGATCGACGAGGTCCGCGAGGACTTCGAGCTGCGCCGTCCGGAGCACGTGGCCGCTGAGCCCTCCGACCCCGAGCTCATTGAGGGGCTGCGCACGCGCGCCGCCCGCTCCTCCTTCACCTGGATCGAGAACGACGAGGACCTGCGCCGCGCCATCGACGGCCTCACCTTTGCCCAGTGGCAGGTCTTCCTCCACCCCCAGCAGCGAGCACTGGTGGACAGTCGCCCGAACGGAGCGATGCGTATCTCTGGCGGTGCCGGGACGGGTAAGACCGTCGTCGCCGTGCACCGTACCGTCAAGCTGGCCAGGCGTGCCGCCGCAGCCGGGCAGGAGCCGCACATCCTACTGACCACCTACACACGCAACCTGGCTGACGACCTGCGCCGTCAGGTGGCCGAACTCGATCCGTCACTCAACTTCACCGAAGGGGTAGGGCAGCCCGGGCTGATGGTCAGCGGTCTGGACAAGGTGGCCCGGGCAGTCCTCCAGCAGGCCGGGGACGCCATCGCCGACACCGCCGCGCAGGTGCTCGGCACGCGTCGCACGAACGTGCTGACCGTGACCCGGAAGAACCTTTGGGACGACGTCCTGACCCTCACCGGCGATGACCTGCCGGAGAACCTGCATTCTCCGGACTTCTTGGAGTCGGAGTACGAACTGGTGGTACTGCCGCAGCGTGTGACCACGCTCCAGCAGTACCTGCGCATTCGGCGGCCGGGCCGTGGTGTGGCGCTGGACCGGCGCAAGCGGGCGGCCGTATGGACCGTGATCGAGAAGTATCGGGACCGCAGTGCCGAGCTCGGCGTCGCCTCCTTCGCCGAGCTGCTAGCTCTGGCCGCCGCCTGGTTGGACACCCAGGCGGCCCGGGGGGTGCCCCGCCCGTACCAACACGTGCTCGTTGACGAGGCTCAAGACCTGGCCCCGGCCCACCTCCAGCTGCTACGGGCCCTGGTCGAGCCCGGCCCTGATGACCTGTTCCTGGCGGAGGACTCCCACCAGCGGATCTACGGCAAGAAGATCACGCTCAGCCACTACGGCATCCAGGTGCGGGGGCGGTCGCGACGGCTGACCCGCAACTACCGCACCACACGCCAGAACCTTGACCTAGCCTTCAGGATTCTGGACCAGGGCACGTATGAGGATCTGGAGGGCCAGGCGGAGCAGCACCACTATGTGTCCCCCAGGTCCGGACCCGAACCGCTGCTGCTGCGCGCCACCGACCACGTCGCCGAGCTCGACGAGGCAGCCACGCTGCTACGCCTGTGGCTGGAGGAGGACCAGAAGAGCGGGACCGAGGCAGCCGAGACCATCGCCGTGCTCGTGCGTGACCGCTACCAGCGCGACAACGTGGTCACCGGACTGGCGCAGCGGGGCGTGGAGGTGCGTCCCGTGGACCGTGAGGCGGTGGGTCGGGGGAAGCCGGTGGTCATGACCATGCACCGGGCCAAGGGCTTGGAGTTCCGCAAGGTGCTGCTGTTTGACGTCTCCACCGACGCCATCCCCCGCTCGGTCCGGGACCAGCAGTACTCCCAGGCCGACCACGACGACGCACTGCTGCGCGAGCGCTCGCTGCTGTACGTGGCCGCCACCCGAGCCCGCGACCAACTCGCCATCTCCTGGAGCGGCCAGGCGAGTCCGCTGCTGGAGGGGGTTGGTGGGACGCGTTAA
- a CDS encoding DEAD/DEAH box helicase: protein MPDRTHPMTFLLPSLQAERIRRSIVDYLSTTFALTDTEPQRALADFLQDPEQGIFVGPYVRLRLPYLPASARSDALDWDPGLAPYQHQEDAYRRLTTKDGHRPEPTVVTTGTGSGKTEAFLHPVLDHVLRARAQGITGIKALILYPMNALAADQAARLARLLASDPALADVTAGLYTGDTAQDHTRVTAASLITNRHQLRQSPPDILLTNYKMLDQLLLRPEDRELWRASAASLTYLVLDEFHTYDGAQGTDVAMLLRRLGLALRDLLPGDDPRRQAFDASPLGPVCPVATSATLGDGGDPSRMLAFARDVFGVDMPADAVVLETRADLEQWAASRRAAVPAGALGDPIRLRNLTGPALQALADLARAGATVPAELLAGTVAVLYRRPGSTDTPDSDSPGAAPASPLAAPADPTDLAAPADPIEALPDTPVLAAALHSHPDVVELVRAAEHATALSNLAYRLFSPAPDPETVRLALATILAALSAIRAGLDGTPDRSAVGVEVTMWIREVTRVDRALDARPAFSWSDDAPAPAEEDAPARPAVYCRSCGRSGWGIVLAPTGQGEKHDQSTIRRDHLLGDTRFRALLHAPGEEADYRARLDTGDLSPEIRHPGLRWYSVDGRELLTRPPQDADLETREGRFLPVLTLTGDERAVADASAHDVCPSCGATDSIRFLGSAVATLLSVSLTTLFGDDALDDSEKRALIFTDSVQDAAHRAGFVDQRSHTMSLRSALRGALRADMPINAWVDAALDAARASAFDRYRLVPSALAEHERFKPYWDPEATARRRRTAQDYVRRRLLFDIALEVGLQSTYGRTLEATGSVTVHVSAGRAGALTRLARAALGEDGGEQLALPGFDDVGDKDLLAWVRGTLEHMRRDGAIDHEWLTRYKHDDGKRLWIWYKRNRRQGQPAFPAGRTAPAFPQVGGSLDTRRSAFVPVGSPRSWYATWTRKCLHVTPTHAARLARALLAGLAKAEIVSATPTDTGGTVYGIPAERVIVSPLHDATGEELLLVCNTCRSQLPTAVATVDQLDGAHCLTADCPGTLQARAHQAESFYRDMYAGAHVRRVDAHEHTSLLGSEERAAVETGFKRPVQRPGDPNVLVATPTLEMGIDIGDLSTVMLASLPDTVASYVQRVGRAGRRNGSALALAYVPGRRNQLPLLKDPDNLLDGSVRPPSTYLGAEEILRRQFIAYVIDVLSRENHPAVPSGGHSTGNARTALSPNSDSFINAVCERVTRDGAILARAFAATFADRTPALMRLEAWIQHDDGADPRQMLHRAVTEHRGEAEELRHQRKQIDDALPELEAATQRPNPTEEDRRALRAAEGTRRAIEARLLDLEQEHWVSALERHGVLPNYALIDDMVHLSARVSWRNPETDEFHSEPYDIDRPSIHALSEFAPGATFYTHGMEMGIQGVDVSGLSGQAQWWLCCQACGYVDVRPPQAEVPAAPAQCPRCHDTAIADVGRARRVLHLNRVFAVVSKDDARIGDGSEDRVRTGFEVLPLADFNPDRVERQWSVSASGFGLVRYRGLALRWLNTGRALAGQAVDQVASLPVSSRDFRLCEACGKLDTDTGASSPSEHRPWCEHRTDPKEHVLQVDLMRELSTEAIALVLPVGLGGYQEGLTSLASAILLGLELLTGGAPDHLEITCVPYPVADGEAGETRPALLLHDAVPGGTGYLTDFDGPERIWEMLVATGRHLEECPCRGEDAAMCHRCLQPHAISAGVTRVAALHALRQLLGMDEEELFAELDPRAPTWEAIDQAVRAGTGESPLETSFRTVLAARLRKAMDVRTVSAPSGAPAVSLDGGRWRVLPQLDAHGTRPDFTCTRPAGRSPIAVFTDGRSYHASLSHNRLADDAAKRARLRAHGYRVISLGFEDLTNAWDPGWLDDPAVAQLRTGMPRPTRAGAVTEQALAAWRGGPMELLVTMLLDDADGQGPTGTALSALADSIWSPLILGTTRHRPLAGGAAMRYAPATSPNNDPLWEALRALSPDGQLPEPTTTSAQTSCSVFVADHLSLAVQLTDTSTTGMVLVLDDSEEALASPVHADSWRTWLRLSNVLALSQAPVTITTTSLARTELQDRADAEAAVRGSGVSAEDIHELGWDAVDTRFAAEQVIALLPHLARAGIARDGEGQEIAGGVMTELSWRAQQVAVLVEPLEGDVAVLQEAGWKVVVAGDDPAATTAEISSLLAPHP from the coding sequence CCTCTACACCGGCGACACCGCCCAGGACCATACCCGCGTCACCGCCGCCTCCCTGATCACCAACCGCCACCAGCTGCGCCAGTCCCCACCGGACATCCTGCTGACCAACTACAAGATGCTTGACCAGCTCCTGCTGCGCCCCGAGGACCGCGAGCTGTGGCGGGCTTCCGCCGCCTCCCTCACCTACCTGGTGCTGGACGAGTTCCACACCTACGACGGCGCCCAGGGCACCGACGTGGCCATGCTGCTGCGGCGCCTCGGCCTGGCCCTGCGCGACCTGCTGCCCGGCGACGACCCGCGCCGCCAGGCCTTCGACGCCTCCCCGCTCGGCCCCGTCTGCCCCGTGGCCACCTCCGCCACCCTCGGCGACGGCGGCGACCCGTCCCGCATGCTCGCCTTCGCCCGCGACGTGTTCGGGGTGGACATGCCCGCCGACGCGGTAGTCCTGGAGACCCGTGCCGACCTGGAGCAGTGGGCCGCCTCCCGCCGCGCCGCCGTCCCCGCCGGTGCACTCGGCGACCCGATCCGCCTGCGCAACCTCACCGGGCCGGCCCTCCAGGCGCTCGCCGACCTCGCTCGTGCGGGCGCCACCGTCCCCGCCGAGCTCCTCGCCGGCACCGTCGCCGTCCTGTACCGACGCCCCGGCTCCACCGACACTCCAGATTCCGACAGCCCAGGCGCCGCCCCCGCCTCACCCCTGGCGGCCCCTGCCGATCCGACCGACCTGGCTGCCCCGGCCGATCCAATCGAGGCACTCCCCGACACCCCGGTCCTCGCGGCCGCCCTGCACTCCCACCCCGATGTGGTGGAACTGGTCCGCGCCGCTGAGCACGCCACCGCCCTGAGCAACCTCGCCTACCGTCTGTTCAGCCCCGCCCCCGATCCGGAGACCGTCCGCCTGGCCCTGGCCACCATCCTCGCGGCGCTGTCCGCCATTCGCGCCGGACTGGACGGCACGCCGGACCGCAGCGCCGTCGGTGTCGAGGTCACCATGTGGATCAGGGAGGTCACCCGTGTGGACCGGGCCCTGGACGCCCGCCCCGCCTTCAGCTGGTCCGATGACGCCCCCGCACCCGCCGAAGAGGACGCGCCGGCCCGCCCCGCCGTGTACTGCCGCTCCTGTGGCCGCTCCGGCTGGGGCATCGTCCTGGCCCCCACCGGGCAGGGAGAGAAGCACGACCAGTCCACCATCCGCCGCGACCACCTGCTGGGGGACACGCGCTTCCGCGCCCTCCTGCACGCCCCCGGTGAGGAGGCTGACTACCGCGCCCGCCTCGACACCGGCGACCTCAGCCCCGAGATCCGCCACCCCGGCCTGCGCTGGTACTCCGTGGACGGCCGCGAGCTACTCACCCGCCCGCCGCAGGACGCCGACCTGGAAACCCGGGAGGGCCGCTTCCTCCCCGTGCTCACCCTCACCGGGGACGAGCGCGCCGTCGCCGACGCCTCCGCCCACGACGTGTGCCCCTCCTGCGGCGCCACCGACTCCATCCGCTTCCTCGGCTCCGCCGTGGCCACGCTCCTGTCGGTCTCCCTGACCACGCTGTTCGGCGACGACGCCCTCGACGACTCCGAGAAGCGTGCCCTGATCTTCACCGACTCCGTGCAGGACGCCGCCCACCGGGCCGGGTTCGTGGACCAGCGCTCCCACACCATGAGCCTGCGCTCCGCCCTGCGCGGTGCCCTGCGGGCGGATATGCCAATCAATGCCTGGGTGGACGCCGCCCTCGACGCCGCCAGAGCCAGCGCCTTCGACCGCTACCGTCTGGTGCCCTCCGCCCTGGCCGAGCACGAGCGCTTCAAGCCCTACTGGGACCCCGAGGCCACCGCCCGCAGGCGGCGCACCGCCCAGGACTACGTGCGGCGTCGGCTCCTGTTCGACATCGCCCTGGAGGTCGGCCTCCAGTCCACCTACGGGCGCACCCTGGAGGCCACTGGTTCCGTCACCGTGCACGTGTCTGCTGGACGCGCCGGCGCCCTGACCCGCCTGGCCCGCGCGGCCCTCGGTGAGGACGGCGGCGAGCAACTGGCCCTGCCCGGATTCGACGACGTCGGTGACAAGGACCTGCTCGCCTGGGTGCGCGGCACGCTGGAGCACATGCGCCGCGACGGCGCCATCGACCACGAGTGGCTGACCCGTTACAAGCACGACGACGGCAAACGCCTGTGGATCTGGTACAAGCGCAACCGGCGCCAGGGGCAGCCGGCCTTCCCCGCCGGCCGCACCGCGCCCGCCTTCCCCCAGGTCGGCGGCAGCCTGGACACGCGCCGCTCCGCCTTCGTGCCCGTCGGCTCCCCACGCTCCTGGTACGCCACCTGGACCCGCAAGTGCCTGCACGTCACCCCCACGCACGCCGCCCGGCTGGCCCGCGCCCTGCTGGCCGGCCTGGCCAAGGCGGAGATCGTTTCCGCCACCCCAACCGACACCGGCGGCACCGTCTACGGCATCCCCGCCGAACGCGTCATCGTCTCCCCGCTGCACGACGCCACTGGGGAGGAGCTGCTCCTGGTGTGCAACACCTGCCGCAGCCAGCTGCCGACCGCCGTTGCCACCGTGGACCAGCTCGACGGCGCCCACTGCCTGACCGCCGACTGCCCCGGTACCCTTCAGGCCCGAGCGCACCAGGCGGAAAGCTTCTACCGGGACATGTACGCCGGGGCGCATGTGCGGCGCGTGGACGCCCACGAGCACACCTCACTGCTGGGCTCCGAGGAGCGAGCCGCTGTGGAGACCGGCTTCAAGCGCCCCGTACAGCGGCCCGGCGACCCCAACGTGCTGGTAGCCACCCCCACCCTGGAGATGGGCATCGACATTGGGGACCTGTCCACCGTCATGCTCGCCTCCCTGCCGGACACAGTTGCCTCCTACGTGCAGCGGGTCGGGCGCGCGGGCAGGCGCAACGGCTCCGCCCTGGCACTGGCGTACGTGCCCGGCAGGCGCAACCAGCTGCCCCTGCTCAAGGACCCCGACAACCTGCTGGACGGATCGGTCAGACCGCCGTCCACCTACCTGGGGGCGGAGGAGATCCTGCGCCGCCAGTTCATCGCCTACGTCATCGACGTGCTCAGCCGGGAGAACCACCCTGCCGTTCCCTCCGGCGGGCACAGCACCGGCAACGCCCGCACCGCCCTGAGCCCCAATAGCGACTCCTTCATCAACGCCGTATGCGAGCGGGTCACCCGTGACGGGGCGATCCTGGCGCGTGCCTTCGCCGCCACATTCGCCGACCGGACCCCGGCACTGATGCGCCTGGAGGCCTGGATCCAGCACGACGACGGCGCCGACCCCCGGCAGATGCTGCATCGGGCTGTGACCGAGCACCGCGGCGAGGCCGAGGAGCTGCGGCACCAGCGCAAGCAGATCGACGACGCCCTGCCCGAGTTGGAGGCCGCCACTCAGCGCCCTAACCCCACCGAGGAGGACCGGCGGGCACTACGCGCCGCCGAGGGCACCCGGCGCGCCATCGAGGCCCGCCTGCTGGACCTGGAGCAGGAGCACTGGGTCTCCGCCCTGGAACGACACGGGGTACTGCCCAACTACGCCCTGATCGATGACATGGTGCACCTGTCCGCCCGGGTGTCCTGGCGCAACCCGGAGACCGACGAGTTCCACTCCGAGCCCTACGACATCGACCGGCCCTCCATCCACGCCCTGAGCGAGTTCGCGCCCGGCGCCACCTTCTACACCCATGGCATGGAGATGGGTATCCAGGGTGTGGACGTGTCTGGATTGAGCGGGCAGGCGCAGTGGTGGCTGTGCTGCCAGGCCTGCGGCTACGTGGACGTCCGGCCCCCGCAGGCGGAGGTGCCCGCAGCCCCGGCGCAGTGCCCCCGCTGCCATGACACCGCCATCGCCGACGTGGGGCGCGCCCGCAGGGTGCTGCACCTGAATCGGGTCTTCGCCGTTGTCTCCAAGGATGACGCCCGCATCGGGGACGGCAGCGAGGACCGTGTCCGCACCGGCTTCGAGGTGCTGCCCCTGGCCGACTTCAACCCGGATCGGGTCGAGCGCCAGTGGAGCGTGAGCGCCTCCGGCTTCGGCCTGGTCCGCTACCGGGGCCTGGCCCTGCGCTGGCTCAACACCGGGCGGGCCCTGGCCGGGCAGGCGGTGGACCAGGTCGCCTCCCTGCCGGTCTCCTCCCGCGACTTCCGGCTGTGCGAAGCCTGCGGCAAGCTCGACACGGACACCGGCGCCTCCAGCCCCTCCGAGCACCGGCCCTGGTGCGAGCACCGCACCGACCCCAAGGAGCACGTGCTCCAGGTAGACCTGATGCGGGAGCTGAGCACCGAGGCCATCGCCCTGGTGCTCCCCGTGGGGCTCGGCGGCTACCAGGAGGGCCTGACCTCCCTGGCCTCAGCGATTCTGCTCGGCCTGGAGCTGCTGACCGGCGGCGCCCCCGACCACCTGGAGATCACCTGCGTCCCCTACCCCGTGGCCGACGGGGAGGCGGGCGAGACCCGGCCCGCCCTGCTGCTGCACGACGCGGTTCCCGGCGGCACCGGCTACCTCACCGACTTCGACGGGCCCGAGAGGATCTGGGAGATGCTCGTGGCCACCGGGCGGCACCTGGAGGAGTGCCCGTGCCGCGGCGAGGACGCCGCCATGTGTCACCGTTGCCTGCAACCTCATGCGATATCCGCCGGGGTGACCCGTGTGGCCGCGCTTCACGCGCTGCGGCAGCTGCTGGGTATGGACGAGGAGGAGCTCTTCGCGGAGCTGGACCCGCGCGCGCCCACCTGGGAGGCTATCGACCAGGCCGTCCGCGCCGGGACCGGTGAGAGTCCCCTGGAGACGAGCTTCCGCACCGTGCTGGCCGCGCGCCTGCGCAAGGCGATGGACGTGCGCACCGTCAGCGCCCCCTCCGGCGCGCCCGCGGTAAGCCTAGACGGCGGGCGCTGGCGCGTCCTGCCCCAGCTCGACGCCCACGGCACCCGGCCCGACTTCACCTGCACGCGGCCAGCGGGACGTTCTCCCATCGCCGTGTTCACCGACGGCCGCAGCTACCACGCCAGCCTGTCCCACAACCGGCTCGCCGACGACGCCGCCAAGCGGGCACGTCTGCGTGCCCACGGATACCGGGTCATCTCCCTGGGCTTTGAGGACCTGACCAACGCCTGGGACCCCGGCTGGCTCGACGATCCCGCCGTCGCCCAGCTGCGTACCGGGATGCCACGTCCCACCCGCGCTGGCGCCGTCACCGAGCAAGCCCTGGCCGCCTGGCGCGGCGGCCCCATGGAGCTGCTGGTGACCATGCTGCTGGACGACGCCGACGGCCAGGGTCCCACCGGCACGGCCCTCAGTGCCCTGGCCGACTCCATCTGGAGCCCGCTCATCCTCGGCACCACCCGTCATCGACCCCTGGCCGGGGGCGCTGCCATGCGGTATGCGCCCGCCACCAGTCCGAACAACGACCCCCTGTGGGAGGCGCTGCGGGCGCTGAGCCCCGACGGACAACTCCCCGAGCCGACCACGACCTCCGCCCAGACCTCCTGCTCGGTGTTTGTAGCCGATCATCTATCCCTGGCAGTACAGCTCACCGACACCTCCACCACCGGCATGGTGCTCGTACTCGACGACTCCGAGGAGGCCCTGGCCTCCCCCGTGCATGCCGACTCCTGGCGCACCTGGCTGCGGCTGAGCAACGTGCTCGCCCTGTCGCAGGCGCCCGTCACCATCACCACCACCTCCCTGGCCCGGACTGAGCTCCAGGACCGGGCCGACGCCGAGGCCGCCGTCCGCGGCAGCGGGGTCTCCGCTGAAGACATCCATGAGCTCGGCTGGGACGCTGTGGACACCAGATTCGCCGCGGAGCAGGTGATAGCCCTGCTACCCCACCTGGCCCGGGCCGGCATTGCCCGTGACGGTGAGGGCCAGGAGATCGCCGGTGGCGTCATGACCGAGCTGTCGTGGAGGGCGCAGCAGGTCGCCGTCCTCGTCGAGCCCCTTGAAGGGGACGTGGCAGTATTGCAGGAGGCTGGCTGGAAGGTCGTCGTCGCCGGGGACGATCCCGCAGCCACCACCGCAGAGATCTCCAGCCTTCTGGCACCGCACCCCTGA